The following are encoded in a window of Castanea sativa cultivar Marrone di Chiusa Pesio chromosome 5, ASM4071231v1 genomic DNA:
- the LOC142634970 gene encoding uncharacterized protein LOC142634970, which produces MNIKQQEDETLRSYITRFNRVAFSIDEANDKILMAAFTNRLRKGKFLFSFYKNDQKTTSDVLYRATKYMNAEDALLAWEEKPRKRERPKETQQEREWKATRTEDRREDRHFKPPTGRFASFTPLNLPIDQVLMQIKDEGSLTFPSKLKGDPNKRSRDKYCRFHRDHGHDTSECYDLKQQIEALIRQGKLQRFISKEKTN; this is translated from the coding sequence ATGAACATCAAGCAGCAGGAGGATGAGACGCTAAGATCTTACATCACCCGTTTCAACAGGGTAGCATTCTCGATTGATGAAGCTAACGACAAAATACTCATGGCCGCGTTCACCAACAGGTTACGAAAggggaagtttttgttttccttttataagAATGACCAAAAGACAACGTCGGATGTACTGTACAGGGCTACAAAATACATGAACGCGGAAGACGCGCTACTTGCGTGGGAAGAGAAGCCCAGGAAAAGAGAAAGGCCAAAAGAAACTCAACAGGAAAGGGAATGGAAGGCCACAAGGACGGAAGACAGGCGAGAGGACAGACACTTTAAGCCCCCCACGGGAAGATTTGCAAGCTTCACCCCACTGAACCTCCCCATCGatcaagtgcttatgcaaatcaaagacgaaGGATCCCTGACATTTCCTAGTAAGCTGAAGGGTGACCCTAACAAGAGGTCTAGGGACAAGTACTGCCGCTTCCATCGagatcatggccacgatacaTCCGAATGCTATGATTTAAAGCAACAGATCGAAGCCCTGATCAGACAGGGAAAGTTGCAAAGGTTTATAAGCAAGGAGAAGACAAACTAG